A single genomic interval of Nerophis lumbriciformis linkage group LG17, RoL_Nlum_v2.1, whole genome shotgun sequence harbors:
- the hic1 gene encoding hypermethylated in cancer 1 protein yields the protein MIIEADLDGMAADLGHAGGGLKTMLDVMEVPSHARDLLLQLNSQRTKGFLCDVIIVVQNALFRAHKNILAASSLYLKSLVVHDNLINLDHEMVSPGVFRVILDYIYTGRLTEGDPASPSEPNLGAVLAAASYLQLLDLVALCKKKLKRNGKYPPRTGPAFLTYAKMGPGLGLGSGGRYRVSTPVIQPCPPGGIMNSHTPRPPPLEELVPHRLAIHAGELYAPTSTQSSHMFPSMQSVLPAQLGLRSALPERNRSPNYGLDLSKKSPNSQSQHTLSQSHVVSNHNDEERDGTPNGRTSPTNARAFPSEKMETTDQTLTPPPFPHHNHPLGPHLPHLHRSRSQGTERYPCPASPDTPTENGESGREVGNIYRWVKHEPLAYTGEDEEEEEEEEDGGENGERRHNHNKIGEESEGPDDKSGSGTEETGSSEGRPSPSGPMGRFHVPYEPESFGDNLYVCIPCDKGFPSSEQLNAHVETHTEEELYGNSGGELANSNNSKSINNSTNGYGGLSSTNSLNSLSHLETKSSQALASGAIAEMIRPYRCSSCEKSYKDPATLRQHEKTHWLTRPYPCSICGKKFTQRGTMTRHMRSHLGLKPFACDSCGMRFTRQYRLTEHMRIHSGEKPYECQVCGGKFAQQRNLISHMKMHSSGGSVGGLATEGKLKLDFAEGIYPLSKYTAEHLGLKPEKANELLIQAQQQLVADAKAMESLYPLSKLASEHLGGLVHDKMDGLCQVLPPPQQALSEARTIDRYSPS from the coding sequence GTGGCGGACTAAAGACGATGCTGGATGTCATGGAAGTTCCAAGTCATGCGAGGGATCTCCTCCTGCAGCTCAACAGTCAGCGCACCAAAGGCTTCCTGTGCGACGTCATCATCGTGGTGCAGAACGCCCTTTTCAGGGCACACAAGAACATTCTGGCGGCCAGCAGCCTCTACTTGAAGTCTTTGGTGGTCCACGACAATCTCATCAACCTCGACCACGAGATGGTGAGTCCCGGGGTCTTCCGGGTGATTCTGGACTACATCTACACAGGACGCCTCACAGAAGGGGACCCCGCCTCTCCCTCTGAGCCCAACCTGGGCGCCGTCTTGGCCGCGGCCAGCTATCTTCAGCTGCTTGACTTAGTGGCTCTGTGCAAAAAGAAGCTGAAAAGGAACGGCAAGTACCCTCCTCGCACTGGGCCTGCCTTCCTCACCTATGCAAAAATGGGGCCTGGTTTGGGTTTAGGCAGTGGAGGTCGGTACAGGGTGTCCACACCTGTCATCCAGCCATGCCCTCCTGGGGGGATTATGAACAGCCACACACCCCGGCCTCCCCCACTCGAGGAGCTGGTTCCCCATCGGCTTGCCATCCATGCTGGTGAGCTGTACGCTCCCACCTCCACTCAAAGCTCCCACATGTTCCCGTCCATGCAGTCGGTTCTGCCGGCCCAGCTTGGCCTACGTTCAGCGCTTCCGGAGAGAAACCGCTCCCCCAACTATGGCCTTGATCTCTCCAAGAAGAGTCCTAACTCCCAGTCCCAGCACACTCTCTCCCAGTCGCATGTGGTCAGCAACCACAATGACGAGGAGCGAGATGGGACCCCGAACGGACGCACCAGTCCCACGAACGCAAGAGCCTTCCCCTCggaaaaaatggagacaacagATCAGACTCTAACCCCACCACCATTCCCCCATCACAATCATCCACTCGGCCCCCATCTCCCTCACCTCCATCGTTCGAGATCACAGGGTACGGAGCGCTACCCGTGCCCCGCGAGCCCGGACACCCCCACTGAAAACGGGGAGTCCGGGAGAGAGGTGGGTAACATCTATCGCTGGGTGAAACATGAGCCTCTGGCATACACAGGTGAAgacgaggaggaagaagaggaggaggaggacggggGCGAGAATGGAGAGCGGCGACACAATCACAACAAGATTGGCGAGGAAAGCGAGGGCCCGGACGACAAGAGCGGCTCTGGCACTGAGGAGACGGGCAGCAGCGAAGGTCGCCCATCCCCTTCAGGTCCAATGGGGAGGTTCCACGTGCCGTACGAGCCGGAGAGTTTTGGGGACAACCTGTATGTCTGCATTCCCTGTGACAAGGGCTTTCCAAGCTCAGAGCAGCTCAACGCGCATGTGGAAACGCACACAGAGGAGGAGCTGTATGGCAACTCAGGCGGGGAGCTGGCAAACAGCAACAACAGCAAGAGCATCAACAACAGCACCAATGGCTACGGGGGCTTGAGCAGCACCAACAGTCTGAACAGCCTGTCCCACCTGGAGACAAAGTCCAGTCAAGCTTTGGCTTCGGGGGCCATAGCGGAGATGATCCGGCCATACCGCTGCTCCTCCTGCGAAAAGTCCTACAAAGACCCCGCCACTCTGCGTCAGCACGAGAAAACCCACTGGCTGACCCGGCCGTACCCCTGCAGCATCTGCGGCAAGAAGTTCACGCAGCGCGGAACCATGACTCGCCACATGCGCAGCCACCTGGGCCTCAAGCCTTTCGCCTGCGACTCCTGCGGGATGCGCTTCACCCGCCAGTACCGCCTCACCGAGCACATGCGCATCCACTCCGGGGAGAAGCCTTATGAGTGCCAAGTGTGCGGAGGGAAGTTTGCCCAGCAGCGCAATCTGATCAGTCACATGAAGATGCACAGCAGCGGGGGCTCCGTGGGGGGTCTCGCCACCGAAGGAAAACTGAAGCTGGACTTTGCCGAGGGCATATACCCACTGAGCAAGTACACGGCGGAGCATCTGGGGCTGAAACCGGAGAAGGCCAACGAGCTCCTCATCCAGGCGCAGCAGCAGCTGGTCGCCGACGCCAAGGCCATGGAGAGCCTCTACCCGCTCTCCAAATTAGCTTCCGAGCACCTCGGAGGCCTCGTCCACGACAAGATGGACGGTCTGTGCCAAGTTCTGCCCCCTCCCCAACAAGCTCTCTCTGAGGCCCGCACCATTGACCGCTACTCGCCCAGCTAA